One segment of Plasmodium vivax chromosome 14, whole genome shotgun sequence DNA contains the following:
- a CDS encoding hypothetical protein, conserved (encoded by transcript PVX_122325A) gives MTLFNLLKSPLIAPHPSRPSLRLFTTIQLYKPSKFKRITRNLYFRKKLFKLLTTKPRSEEVTKGGNEVQRKADEEAVFYNDIVDYPTRKRRIYMNNKFGVDDKVKKKNGEKPSLEKVLFKCTTLGYIELQHIISTFVSHEKGTFTGEDICALDNFLNLPEKEIFNYLSGDELMPQHHLDASVIKRLLRFVHVNHPHL, from the coding sequence ATGACGCTCTTTAACTTGCTGAAGAGCCCCCTGATTGCACCGCACCCCAGCCGGCCTTCCCTCCGTTTATTCACAACAATCCAGCTGTACAAGCCATCAAAGTTTAAACGCATAACGAGGAACCTCTATTTTAGGAAAAAACTATTCAAACTGCTTACGACCAAGCCACGCTCTGAAGAAGTAACCAAGGGGGGCAACGAAGTCCAGCGGAAGGCAGACGAGGAGGCAGTTTTCTATAACGACATAGTTGATTACCCCACAAGAAAAAGACGCATTTACATGAACAATAAATTTGGAGTAGACGataaggttaaaaaaaaaaatggagaaaaaccAAGCCTTGAAAAAGTCCTATTTAAATGTACCACCTTGGGGTACATAGAGTTACAGCACATCATATCGACCTTTGTGAGCCACGAAAAAGGTACTTTCACAGGTGAAGATATATGCGCCTTAGATAATTTCCTCAACCTAccggaaaaagaaattttcaaTTACTTGAGTGGGGATGAACTGATGCCACAACATCACTTGGACGCATCGGTAATAAAGCGCTTACTACGATTTGTCCATGTGAACCACCCCCATCTTTGA
- a CDS encoding hypothetical protein, conserved (encoded by transcript PVX_122335A) — protein sequence MEALFKELNFPEIQKRIEQDEAQVERVAKWICANNLYISLQMLAKCKDGGKTNLHMNVMDELDEKIGHPKNEELLSCTKKFVSLLDQIILHYEKLNVETNKKIFEIYSTVSLRILIFSNQEFSPSMQKSLLALIRNIHIKKQHTSRHKNAYAYSLLNCLHNLYFFIYLPDFIFLHCLLIYLCSNVNCDGGSAVGKKKEDKLVITTLRKISQLFESLVFPLSSGKTAHGEPPLDESLPPGQAPPLHIHRISDALNNMDTKIIYKRGRTFKLMYQNICSTFDTSKYPVNEIEFQQNYSPENVNVNNFLLLLKIMSPSFIAWVSKKKEKEEEAQKGGAVKGGSPPRGIIPISRKPQTQSYSFRYLYIIDTSQSYPYAKESFDTIFFFHFLLHALHKMGKHKWGIQVDQLMSSTISNCRGLLERNYYSPGRWTDTRIHHVREEDQVEHMKKEGEKEKREGGAPAEGTTLVDPLHGNETRGATKLRENLPHPGGDIPKKGAPHTEEPLTKLHNLHEQEKTTLPDGILKNRDKLMLKLKSLIIWGYTQADDVEEWNFLNLANCFIFKDDAWSRLHQKGNYLHEYLFKKNNFFTYSYAVFKSTYECKTLSFKYMDFFSYFVALLVLNMVSALTKFYLKMEELYNEETNKTDPEEDPNAQSEQDNSLSYETRDSSSIVEEANPIGKNKIYVPPEMDTENGEPTKKCNKCGRSDIFEISLNELSQDVINGHLPFTPPQTSEKVETLFNDFVFICFKLISYPSDDVQAKCLSVLSRLTPNISKVSDLYIKYMNRKIEKLFALIDGGENDYDYTDKGCYCWKNQVVENYVHLKCKLDKKININLIKSLQKLINVCIFKNYNKDICVIVCKNIITCFYYHPLLFPFLLHKYMNVLFYLMETNDVDVVADSLRCLYLLFQINSDDVKIYCHDIVYRLHLLFNIFNQSDLTDLRKEEAIQLDTPLKNTAEEDISTSVTYFLKKFYFQIKHVDRASSEILMLMKLILRCIYITISATEYYQLIRIFSDDPLEYDKYAKGFHIFATF from the coding sequence ATGGAGGCACTTTTCAAGGAGCTGAACTTCCCAGAAATACAGAAACGCATAGAGCAAGATGAGGCCCAAGTTGAACGAGTCGCCAAATGGATATGCGCGAACAACCTTTACATAAGTTTACAAATGTTGGCAAAATGCAAAGATGGGGGAAAGACAAATCTGCACATGAACGTAATGGACGAACTGGATGAAAAAATTGGCCACCCAAAAAACGAAGAATTACTCTCTTGCACAAAAAAGTTTGTCTCACTTTTGGACCAAATTATTCTCCATTATGAAAAACTAAATGTAGaaacgaataaaaaaatatttgaaatttaTTCAACCGTATCGCTAagaattttgattttttccaACCAAGAGTTTAGCCCCTCCATGCAAAAGTCCTTACTTGCCCTGATTagaaatatacacataaaaaagcAGCACACTTCCCGCCATAAAAATGCCTACGCGTATAGCCTCTTAAATTGTCTTCACAatctttatttcttcatctaCCTACccgattttatttttctgcattgCTTGCTCATTTATTTGTGCTCCAATGTTAACTGTGATGGGGGCAGTGCAGTgggaaagaagaaggaagacaAATTAGTAATTACCACGTTGAGAAAAATTAGTCAACTCTTTGAAAGTCTCGTTTTTCCCCTGAGCAGCGGCAAAACTGCTCATGGAGAACCCCCCCTTGATGAGAGCCTCCCACCAGGACAGGCCCCTCCTCTTCATATTCACCGCATTTCAGATGCACTCAACAACATGGACACGAAAATTATCTACAAGAGGGGAAGGACCTTCAAGTTAATGTATCAAAATATTTGCTCCACATTTGACACCAGTAAGTACCCAGTTAATGAAATAGAATTTCAACAGAATTACTCCCCAGAAAATGTAAACGTAAATAActtcctcctgctgctgaaAATTATGTCCCCCAGCTTTATCGCTTGGGtgtcgaaaaaaaaggaaaaggaggaagaagcgcagaaagggggagcggtaaaagggggttcccccccccgggggataATCCCCATTTCGAGAAAGCCACAAACGCAGAGCTACTCCTTCAGGTACTTGTACATTATAGACACCTCGCAAAGTTACCCCTACGCGAAGGAATCCTTTGACaccattttcttcttccactttttgCTCCACGCACTGCATAAGATGGGAAAGCATAAATGGGGAATCCAAGTCGACCAGCTAATGTCCAGCACTATTAGCAACTGCCGTGGTCTTCTGGAAAGGAACTACTACTCCCCAGGCCGATGGACCGACACGAGAATTCACCACGTTAGAGAAGAAGATCAGGTGGAACACATGAagaaagagggagaaaaggaaaagcgggAAGGAGGTGCACCTGCGGAGGGAACCACTTTGGTGGACCCACTTCACGGGAATGAAACCAGGGGTGCTACCAAACTTAGGGAAAACTTGCCACATCCTGGGGGGGATATCCCGAAAAAGGGGGCCCCCCACACGGAAGAACCCCTCACGAAATTACACAACCTTCACGAACAGGAAAAGACAACTCTCCCGGATGGTATCCTCAAGAATAGGGACAAACTGATGCTCAAATTGAAGAGCCTCATCATTTGGGGATACACCCAAGCAGATGATGTGGAAGAATGGAATTTTCTAAACTTAGCAAATTGCTTCATCTTCAAGGATGACGCTTGGAGTAGGCTCcaccaaaaagggaactACCTACATGAATATTTAttcaagaaaaataatttttttacatatagcTACGCCGTTTTTAAAAGCACATACGAGTGTAAAACGTTGAGTTTTAAGTACATGgattttttctcctattTTGTTGCCCTGCTTGTCCTTAACATGGTATCCGCGCTAACGAAATTTTacctcaaaatggaggaattATATAACGAGGAGACGAACAAAACGGATCCTGAAGAGGATCCCAACGCGCAAAGTGAACAAGACAACTCTTTGTCCTATGAAACGAGAGATTCTTCCTCCATAGTCGAAGAAGCAAATCCaattggaaaaaacaaaatttatgtaCCCCCCGAAATGGATACAGAAAATGGGGAACCTACAAAGAAATGTAATAAATGTGGAAGATCAGATATATTTGAAATTTCTCTTAACGAACTCAGCCAAGATGTTATCAATGGACACCTCCCATTTACTCCTCCACAAACGAGTGAAAAGGTTGAAACTCTTTTTAacgattttgtttttatctgCTTCAAATTGATTAGCTATCCTTCTGATGATGTGCAGGCGAAATGCCTGTCAGTTCTCTCTCGTCTTACGCCGAACATCAGCAAGGTAAGCgatttgtatataaaatatatgaacagaaaaatagAGAAATTATTTGCCCTTATTGATGGAGGGGAAAACGATTATGATTACACAGATAAGGGGTGCTACTGCTGGAAGAACCAAGTGGTCGAAAACTACGTTCATCTGAAATGCAAACTGGACAAAAAGATAAACATCAATTTGATAAAATCGTTGCAAAAGTTGATAAATGTCTGTATCTTcaaaaattacaataaaGATATATGTGTAatagtttgtaaaaatatcattacGTGCTTTTATTACCATCCATTATTATTCCCATTCCTGTTacacaaatatatgaacGTACTTTTCTACCTCATGGAGACGAACGATGTAGACGTGGTGGCAGATTCGTTGAGGTGTCTTTACCTACTATTCCAGATAAACTCCGACGACGTTAAAATATACTGCCACGATATTGTCTACAGATTGCATCTGCTCTTCAATATTTTCAACCAATCGGACTTAACTGATttgaggaaggaagaagccatCCAATTGGACACCCCTCTAAAGAACACTGCTGAAGAAGACATCTCCACCAGTgtcacttattttttaaaaaagttttattttcaaattaaacACGTAGATAGGGCCAGCTCAGAAATTTTGATGCTCATGAAACTTATCCTGCgctgtatatatattacaatttcTGCCACCGAATATTATCAGCTCATTCGTATATTTTCGGACGACCCCCTGGAATATGACAAATATGCGAAAGgcttccacatttttgcaactttttag
- a CDS encoding ATP synthase delta chain, mitochondrial, putative (encoded by transcript PVX_122330A) — protein MKGFTLQRSIAHLAIPARQSCHVEKKNLRFFRSGSRANGLASWIRRYSSTAGGKKAEDEYYLSMGDNIEKRYSLALYNVGKKNKKINEITSDILFIKNNFLKDKSFLNFLHTPNIESREKLNFLKTECKKYNNNFSPITSNFLESLFDSKRIKFLQKIIEEFELLLMKERKEIKCVVYTAKEINNNEKQKIQESILFKLKNELKPLIEYKIDKSILGGLVLQIGNQVFDFSAKYKIEKIRSTLS, from the coding sequence ATGAAAGGCTTCACCTTGCAACGCTCGATAGCCCATTTGGCCATTCCTGCCAGGCAGAGTTGCCATGTGGAAAAGAAGAACCTCCGATTCTTTCGCAGTGGCAGCAGGGCGAATGGCTTGGCCAGCTGGATCAGGCGCTACAGCAGCACAGCGGGAGGAAAGAAAGCGGAAGATGAGTACTACCTGTCCATGGGGGATAACATCGAAAAGAGATACAGCTTAGCCTTATACAACgtgggaaagaaaaacaaaaaaataaacgaaataaCAAGTgacatattatttataaaaaacaatttccTCAAGGATAAATCTTTCCTTAATTTCTTGCACACTCCAAATATTGAAAgtagggaaaaattaaattttttaaaaacagaGTGTAAAAAGTATAACAATAATTTTAGCCCCATCACATCCAATTTTCTCGAGTCCCTATTCGATTccaaaaggataaaatttcTGCAAAAGATAATCGAAGAATTTGAATTGCTCCTAATgaaggagaggaaagaaaTCAAGTGTGTTGTGTACACGGCCAAAGAAATCAATAACAATGAGAAGCAGAAAATCCAGGAGTCCATTCTTTTTAAGTTAAAGAACGAACTGAAGCCTCTTATAGAGTATAAGATAGACAAAAGCATTTTGGGCGGCCTCGTCTTGCAAATCGGCAACCAAGTGTTTGACTTTTCCGCAAAGTACAAAATTGAGAAGATCAGGAGCACCTTGTCTTAG
- a CDS encoding hypothetical protein, conserved (encoded by transcript PVX_122320A): MNKLLSRPFRNVRRIHTSALRRDSDDTGPLLKKKRRFFDLKLFRQHLRRQKTEEIENEKRELLKSCAKEPPENWNVKKFLTKIEIGENIDEIERAFKSWTDFITVTPKELYAMECLTNEQRRKIWKYVNQFNYGLYPEDSYDDFVRNFQAPPLENENKPWTKEDEEQFEFYINYFDVHFGDPWLYISWKMKRTFDDVQNRYVELYLKKKNKKRKCEICLTKSTTPLLMNRKFKLDPPFLFFIPSSVNFPPMSIYDYCKKKESLSVSNQHRKADGETALRGGPSHQRPVEEDPLYPSYGSFIFSPSFLRYVDKACF; the protein is encoded by the exons ATGAATAAACTACTAAGTAGACCTTTCAGAAACGTCAGGCGCATCCACACATCAGCTCTTCGCAGGGACTCGGACGATACAG GCCCGCTgctgaaaaagaagaggagatTCTTCGATCTGAAGTTGTTCAGGCAGCACTTGAGAAGACAAAAAACagaagaaattgaaaatgaaaaaagagaacTTTTGAAGAGTTGCGCAAAGGAACCCCCAGAAAATTggaatgtaaaaaagttCCTCACCAAAATAGAAATAGGCGAAAATATTGACGAAATAGAGAGAGCCTTTAAAAGTTGGACGGACTTCATCACCGTAACGCCAAAGGAGTTGTATGCAATGGAGTGCTTAACAAATGAacagaggagaaaaatatggAAATATGTAAATCAGTTTAACTATGGGTTGTACCCAGAAGATTCTTACGACGATTTTGTTCGCAATTTTCAAGCCCCTCCacttgaaaatgaaaataagcCATGGACAAAGGAAGATGAAGAGCAATTTGAATTTTACATAAACTATTTTGATGTCCATTTTGGCGATCCATGGTTATACATTTcttggaaaatgaaaagaacatTTGATGATGTTCAAAATAGGTATGTCgaattatatttgaaaaaaaaaaataaaaaaaggaaatgtgAAATTTGTCTCACCAAATCGACCACTCCTTTGTTAATGAATAGGAAATTTAAATTGGATccccccttccttttttttattccctctTCGGTTAATTTTCCTCCAATGAGTATATATGACTATTGTAAGAAAAAGGAATCGTTATCTGTAAGTAATCAGCACAGGAAAGCGGACGGTGAGActgctctgcgggggggtccCTCCCACCAGCGTCCAGTCGAAGAAGATCCGTTGTACCCGTCCTACGgctcctttattttttcccccagcTTTTTGCGCTACGTGGATAAGGCTTGTTTTTAG
- a CDS encoding hypothetical protein, conserved (encoded by transcript PVX_122315A), translating into MNKSEKKFTLKLFKIKNGNINLLKNRITHFSIHNKCIHMVLCNNSLIKYYMERNELSHVDFYNKKTTNSKAEIRSMFFDNKCYHGFICLANKEYIYVHFEHNIVLNLAKLKKYNISSVCFNDSSEVKNTAPLLVATKDGEILEMSINNKTKSSREHEVIFSNGQLSILDISMINLDISNQPSFAKRTNDDNMLSIIYFTTCNSLHEISYTYKSTSVGYPTERSEMHPQEMKAKVSANQPGDETKVYECCIDSLTSILKIENIRNRNYLFWLNGCCVFISKINSCRGGKASNPDNPANQARCAHRAKSGPPSGSRWNPNQDGDNLEEPAFPSYSSQSDTSIDGINFASFSEEDEEENTGKRHKGAVPKSSDPPNGKKNAQKKGPHRSNHHYGKPSEPEEQSKTNQMNKKKKLMREWYLDSNYVIVNFLDLNILTSENVNNFAFTKSFYESMYCQKGNLNVLASQMEDLPTEQQGTDEPILTTREPKLYENTVSAVVDMCVSDLYIFLLLEEKLIIVNSGNLKKVFEQTLAIETYGDVIRIMKDNSDDQVWLCTSKHIFKIVISKKKGEGLSLSEYTQSNDCQMEYANLKPNLRKKNISKMLESCTNSERIKIKKYILKSNKYQIDQFKNLHISTEELLISFLHKRQYFLLASHLYNNIHCYNNVVKIVFFIWLVQLYSYSLDLYMHLYRVTGCSFPRRQLRNGASDQSSVTSSELSVSADQLSVSADQLSITSDHLSVTSDQLSETDSECAAQLDPSDEADSEAATDPSHDELSGRDSQSKETGEVGDANAIEKEAQLNSTNGGNTNTGNHQQRGSAEKQQKGTTNVRKGNVESAIKNDKYLRSGKKSFIRFFQKMIEKDERNDLKYSFDFSKGKKMNIKTLTESDNFYILLKIYKMKNVEIFNFLKAQKGLILGDLERYRRVFVEGEAHLTGKAGRAKQRGMSPTAPPTSEGEISMGEAQTETTPRTAAMPKIAVIPPAATTPPTATTPPSSTADRAKRKLYRDIYAYKCLEASVYMIILLKHFKTFFQLNDVIAQILESFNKTNFVLLFKFMCNDYNYIISFYINSNKFTALFNVLVLFPQNVLLDVLKNYAFILYLHKPQKYVDMLIFYDNLVDDYADIIVCMFVIIYFFKGREAAKRGDISGESGGGGHHENDGDQRDGSTDDHRDDRRDNRKDNRHVNRRAGDPTGQTHTDECIRFLEYIANKIIEESTLTERENYMYTFECTWKKNHVINCLLILYIEKKEDGKIKVFLNRLKSSGIHFDYLFIIRFLKEKKKENFIPHFYIIMKYFEEAVDKALELGDYKTAQNAVILCEDEEEKKKLFLKIIKNISNNLNEQNLKEIINLVRDSNSILNLQDILPYINENTIVDYLKKDICSLLGIYHLKIQAKREEIKENLQTIYLLNGDLNNVRKKYLLLDKNDICYICKKTIFYKKFYVFSCKHYFHSTCALNIYLNSKPKDELFQFFCTLHNYKNALINRNEKDLLTYETKIDDILTEECFLCGSISISSISQHFISQSEGDLVDSWAISKE; encoded by the coding sequence atgaacaagtcGGAGAAGAAGTTCACCCTGAAGCTGTTTAAAAtcaaaaatggcaacatCAACCTGCTGAAGAACAGAATAACCCACTTTAGCATCCACAACAAGTGCATCCACATGGTCCTCTGCAACAACAGcttgataaaatattacatgGAGAGAAATGAGCTCTCCCATGTagatttttataataaaaaaacgacaaaCAGTAAGGCAGAAATTAGGTCCATGTTTTTTGATAACAAATGCTACCATGGGTTTATATGTCTAGCCAATAAGGAATATATTTACGTCCATTTTGAACATAACATTGTCCTAAATTTGGCCAAGTTGAAAAAGTACAACATTTCAAGTGTATGCTTTAACGATTCTAGTGAGGTTAAAAATACGGCCCCCCTTCTGGTGGCAACAAAAGATGGGGAGATACTCGAAATGagcataaataataaaacgaAAAGTAGCAGAGAGCATGAAGTGATTTTCTCAAACGGGcagctttccattttggatATAAGCATGATTAACCTGGACATTTCAAACCAACCCAGCTTTGCAAAACGTACGAATGATGATAACATGCTGAGCATTATCTACTTCACCACATGCAACAGCCTGCACGAAATTAGCTATACGTATAAAAGCACCAGTGTGGGTTACCCCACCGAGAGGAGCGAAATGCATCCACAGGAAATGAAAGCAAAAGTGAGTGCGAACCAACCGGGGGACGAAACGAAGGTGTACGAATGCTGCATAGACTCCCTGACGTCCATCctgaaaattgaaaatattcgAAATAGGAATTACCTCTTCTGGCTCAACGGCTGCTGCGTGTTTATCAGCAAAATTAAcagctgcaggggggggaaagcttCCAACCCGGACAACCCAGCCAACCAAGCGAGATGTGCTCACCGCGCCAAAAGTGGCCCCCCCAGTGGGTCCAGGTGGAACCCAAACCAGGATGGCGACAATTTGGAGGAGCCCGCCTTCCCGTCCTATTCCTCCCAGTCGGACACATCCATCGATGGGATCAACTTTGCATCTTTTAgtgaagaagacgaagaggagaaCACAGGGAAGAGGCACAAAGGGGCAGTTCCCAAATCGAGTGACCCCccgaatgggaaaaaaaacgcacaaaagAAAGGCCCGCACAGAAGTAACCACCATTATGGAAAACCATCTGAACCGGAGGAACAGAGCAAAACTAACcagatgaacaaaaaaaaaaaactcatgaGGGAGTGGTACCTAGATAGTAATTACGTCATTGTGAACTTCCTCGACTTAAACATATTGACTAgcgaaaatgtgaacaaTTTTGCATTTACCAAATCGTTTTACGAATCTATGTATTGCCAAAAAGGGAACTTAAACGTATTGGCTAGCCAAATGGAGGATCTCCCCACTGAGCAACAAGGAACAGATGAACCCATTTTGACAACCCGAGAACCCAAACTTTATGAAAACACCGTCTCGGCTGTCGTAGATATGTGCGTAAGtgatttatacatatttctCCTCCTGGAAGAAAAACTAATCATTGTGAACAGTGGCAACCTTAAGAAGGTGTTCGAGCAAACACTAGCCATCGAAACGTATGGAGACGTCATACGCATAATGAAGGACAACTCAGATGACCAAGTGTGGCTCTGCACATCCAAGCACATCTTCAAAATTGTCATAAgtaagaaaaagggggaaggactCTCCCTTAGTGAGTATACACAATCAAACGATTGCCAAATGGAGTATGCCAATTTGAAGCcaaatttgagaaaaaaaaatatttccaaaaTGCTGGAGTCTTGCACAAACTCtgaaaggataaaaataaaaaaatatatcctgAAGAGTAATAAGTACCAAATTGAtcagtttaaaaatttacacatcTCCACTGAGGAACtgttaatttcttttttacataaaaggCAGTACTTTCTTTTGGCTTCCCATTTGTACAATAACATTCACTGCTACAATAACGTCGTCAAGATTGTGTTCTTCATATGGCTCGTCCAGCTGTACTCCTACTCCCTCGATCTGTACATGCACCTGTACCGCGTCACGGGTTGCTCCTTCCCCCGGCGGCAGCTCCGAAATGGAGCTTCTGATCAGTCAAGTGTAACCTCCAGTGAGTTAAGTGTAAGCGCAGATCAGCTAAGCGTAAGCGCAGATCAACTAAGCATAACCTCTGACCATCTAAGCGTAACATCTGACCAGCTAAGTGAGACGGATTCCGAATGCGCCGCCCAGCTGGACCCCTCCGATGAAGCGGACTCGGAAGCAGCGACCGATCCAAGTCATGACGAACTGAGCGGAAGGGACAGCCAGTCGAAAGAAACCGGGGAAGTGGGAGATGCAAACGCGATCGAAAAAGAGGCACAGTTGAACAGTACCAACGGGGGCAACACCAACACTGGTAACCACCAACAAAGGGGCAGCGCTGAAAAGCAGCAGAAAGGAACAACAAATGTGCGTAAGGGCAACGTAGAGAgtgcaataaaaaatgacaagtACCTGAGAAGCGGGAAGAAATCCTTCATTCGCTTCTTCCAGAAGATGATAGAGAAGGACGAAAGGAATGACCTAAAATACAGTTTCGACTTTTcgaagggcaaaaaaatgaatatcaAAACGCTAACCGAGAGCGATAATTTTTACATCCTGCTGAAAAtctacaaaatgaagaatgtggagattttcaattttttgaaagctCAGAAGGGGCTGATTTTGGGTGACCTGGAGAGGTACAGAAGGGTCTTCGtggagggggaggcacacCTCACAGGGAAAGCGGGGCGGGCCAAACAAAGGGGGATGTCCCCCACAGCGCCGCCGACCTCGGAAGGGGAGATATCCATGGGGGAGGCGCAAACGGAGACCACGCCGAGAACAGCGGCCATGCCGAAAATAGCGGTCATACCGCCAGCCGCGACCACCCCGCCAACCGCAACCACGCCACCCTCCTCGACGGCGGATCGCGCGAAGAGAAAACTGTACAGAGACATCTACGCGTACAAGTGCCTCGAAGCGAGCGTGTACATGATCATCCTGCTGAAGCACTTCAAAACGTTCTTCCAGCTGAATGACGTCATTGCGCAGATCCTGGAGAGTTTCAACAAGACAAATTTTGTCCTTCTCTTCAAATTCATGTGTAACGATTACAATTACATAATTAGCTTCTACATCAACAGCAATAAGTTCACTGCCCTGTTCAACGTCCTTGTGCTCTTCCCTCAGAATGTCCTCTTGGACGTGCTGAAGAATTAcgccttcattttgtacCTCCACAAGCCACAGAAATATGTGGACATGCTGATTTTCTACGACAACTTGGTTGACGACTACGCGGATATCATTGTGTGCATGTTTGtcatcatttattttttcaaaggCAGGGAGGCGGCCAAGAGGGGGGACATCAGCGGTGAGAGCGGCGGTGGGGGCCATCACGAAAATGATGGTGATCAGCGAGATGGTAGCACAGATGACCACCGAGATGACCGCAGAGATAACCGCAAAGATAACCGCCACGTTAACCGCCGAGCGGGAGACCCCACTGGCCAGACGCACACAGACGAATGCATCCGGTTCTTGGAATACATCGCGAACAAAATAATCGAAGAAAGCACGCTGacggaaagggaaaattacATGTACACATTCGAATgcacgtggaaaaaaaaccacgTGATAAATTGCCTACTCATCCTGTacatcgaaaaaaaagaagatggAAAGATAAAAGTTTTCTTAAACAGATTAAAATCGTCGGGCATTCATTTTGACTACCTCTTTATTATACGctttttgaaggaaaaaaaaaaagaaaatttcattccccatttttatataattatgaaatatttcgAAGAAGCCGTCGATAAAGCCCTCGAACTGGGGGATTACAAAACGGCCCAAAATGCCGTCATACTGTgcgaagatgaagaagaaaaaaaaaaattatttctcaaaattattaaaaacatcTCCAACAAtttaaatgaacaaaatttaaaagaaataatcaACCTTGTCCGTGATTCAAActccattttaaatttacagGACATACTTCCATACATTAATGAAAACACAATTGTGGATTACTTAAAGAAGGACATTTGTTCCCTGCTAGGAATTTaccatttaaaaatacaggccaaaagagaagaaattaaagaaaatctACAAACCATTTATTTGCTCAATGGGGACCTCAACAACGTGAGGAAGAAATATCTGCTTCTGgacaaaaatgacatttgCTATATATGCAAGAAgaccattttttacaaaaagttttatgttttttcgTGCAAGCATTATTTCCACAGCACTTGTGCTTTGAATATTTACCTGAACTCGAAGCCGAAAGACGAGCTCTTCCAGTTTTTCTGCACTCTtcataattacaaaaatgcgCTTATCAACAGGAATGAGAAGGACCTGCTCACGTATGAGACCAAGATCGATGACATCCTGACGGAGGAGTGCTTCCTCTGTGGCTCCATTTCGATCAGCTCCATTTCGCAGCACTTCATTTCGCAGAGCGAGGGCGACTTGGTGGACAGCTGGGCCATATCGAAGGAGTAG
- a CDS encoding ribosomal RNA large subunit methyltransferase J, putative (encoded by transcript PVX_122310A), which produces MKTLHLTGKKNFLFQNMQLRLYKEAPPKVFNKKSSHSSLWIQRQITDRYVLKAKNDNYRSRAAYKLIELDNKYMFLKKNKTILDIGCYPGSWCQVILERTKNYSNEIIGIDKKIMDPLPNIHFIHAEIGGAKDNPNDSNLVDVKLREILQGKKVDIILSDAAVPCVGNKIDDHMNSCELTLGITNFMEQYINMGGTYVVKMYLGSQTDNLKTYLKTIFQFVNTTKPKASRRESREIYLVCRNFLGRKKIGEDVQVKGAFSLKEGYY; this is translated from the coding sequence atgaaaacgctCCACCTAACtgggaagaaaaacttcCTATTTCAGAACATGCAGCTGCGGCTGTATAAGGAAGCCCCGCCAAAGgtgtttaacaaaaaaagcagcCACTCAAGCCTGTGGATACAAAGGCAAATAACGGACAGGTACGTGctgaaagcaaaaaatgacaactACAGAAGTAGGGCAGCATACAAGCTGATCGAGCTAGACAATAAATACATGTTCCtcaagaaaaataaaaccattTTAGATATTGGCTGCTACCCGGGGAGTTGGTGCCAAGTCATCCTAGAACGAACGAAGAATTACTCAAATGAAATTATAGGCATCGATAAGAAAATTATGGACCCTTTACCCAATATACACTTTATACATGCAGAAATAGGAGGGGCAAAAGATAACCCCAACGATAGTAACCTTGTAGATGTGAAGTTGAGAGAAATCctgcaggggaaaaaagttGACATAATATTAAGTGATGCTGCTGTACCTTGTGTAGGCAACAAAATTGACGACCATATGAATTCCTGTGAACTTACTTTAGGTATTACCAATTTTATGGAGCAGTATATAAACATGGGGGGGACCTACGTCGTTAAGATGTACCTGGGTAGCCAGACGGATAACTTGAAGACCTACTTGAAGACGATTTTCCAGTTCGTCAACACGACTAAGCCCAAGGCGTCTAGGCGGGAGTCCAGGGAGATCTACCTAGTGTGCAGGAACTTCCTCGGGCGGAAGAAAATCGGCGAGGATGTGCAGGTCAAGGGCGCCTTCTCGCTCAAGGAGGGGTACTACTAG